Genomic segment of Thermodesulfobacteriota bacterium:
AGCATAAATGAGTATATTGCTATCTTCTAACGGATTTACAGAAAATGTAAATGAAGGGAGATCCCATGAAATTGAATATATTGACATCGTCACACATTAGGTTTAAATGTAAATAAGTGGAATAAGAGCACTTTGAAAGAGTAATTGTACTCAGGAGGTAATAAATGTGAGAAGATTTATAATTTTAATCGCTATTATGGTATCTTCGGTAAACATCTCATTTGCCCAGGGCACGATGCAGAAAAAAGAGGGACAGAAGAGTATGCCTGGTCAAGGTATGATGGGTATGCATGGAATGATGGGAGGAAAGCATACTACGATGTATGGCATGATGATTCACCATCTCCTGATGAAAGCGAATAATCTTGAACTTACGGACCAACAGAAAAAGGAGTTATCCAAGATAAATGAAATGTTTCTGTATCCAATTGTTCAAAAGGAAGCTGATTTTAAAATCTCACACATTAAAGTTATGGATTTGTTACATGATCCCAATTTTGACCCCTCAAAGGTAAAAGAAGAAATCAAAAACTCTAACGATATCAATCTTGCTATGGCAGATCTCTACGTAAACGGGCTTGTATCAATCAGAAAAACAATCGGTTTGGAAAATTTCAAGACGATTATGGGACCGATGCCGATGATGGGCGGTCAAATGATGAAAATGGAGAGTAAGGAACAAGTTCCTGTTGAAAAACATGAAGAGGATCAGAGTGAGTAATAATCTTATTAGCCGAGTAATTATAAGGGAACTTAAATTTTATGTTAAATGAGCAGTATTACTTTGTTCACCTAGAATTCTACTCAGGCCGGCACCTGGCGCGGGATTCATGTCCTTAAGCAGTGTGATCGTGGCAATAAACGCAGGGTTCTTAAAACTAACGAAATAAATTAGTGACACCGTCAATAACAAATTTCAAGCTCATGAGCGCGATTGCAACTAGAACCAATCTTCTAAAAAAACTTTGAGGTATTTTTGTTAATACTTTCCTCCCTGTATAGGAACCAGCAAAAGCAATTACGAATAGCAAAGGTACATAGAGATAATATTTCTTTTCTAGAAATCCACTTCCTAAATATATGGGAATCCTAGTCAAATCGACTCCTATAGCAATAGCGGCCGCAGAAGCTATATACCTTGTTTTCTCCAAGTCAAAAGCAATTAGAAAGGCGCCCCTCAATGCCCCGCCAGTGCCAATTAAACCCGCTAAGAAACCTGATAGACCCCCTCCAATTATGGCGCTCCTTTTTGTCGCAGAAAACCTAAACTCAGGTCTGAAAGTCGTGGTTATGGAAAATATTAAGAGAAAGATCCCTAGAATCAACTTGAAAATATCTTGAGAAATATATTTCACAAATACAGCCCCAACTCCTGTCAAAATAATACTTGGCACTCCGAAGAGTAATATCAGTTTTTTATCGAGACCATGACGAAAAAAAGTTAATCTTCCTAAATTTCCGAATACATGGAAGAAGGCGACAAGTATTAGAGCAGCCTTGAAGTTTATAAAAAATAAGGCAATAGGCATGAAAATTGTTGAAGAACCAAAACCTATAGCCGTTCCTATTACCTCAGCAATAAATGCCGTCGCAAAAAATAATAATTCACTCAGAGATTATCCCCTCAATAATTTTATAGAAATATCTTATTTAAATATTAAAACAAACTGTCATAAAATCTTTAGTAATTTTTTTTAACCTTATTTTGATTTTACCCTGAATTTATTAACATACTTGTTGAATACCCCGTAGTTTTAC
This window contains:
- a CDS encoding sulfite exporter TauE/SafE family protein; translated protein: MSELLFFATAFIAEVIGTAIGFGSSTIFMPIALFFINFKAALILVAFFHVFGNLGRLTFFRHGLDKKLILLFGVPSIILTGVGAVFVKYISQDIFKLILGIFLLIFSITTTFRPEFRFSATKRSAIIGGGLSGFLAGLIGTGGALRGAFLIAFDLEKTRYIASAAAIAIGVDLTRIPIYLGSGFLEKKYYLYVPLLFVIAFAGSYTGRKVLTKIPQSFFRRLVLVAIALMSLKFVIDGVTNLFR